The sequence GACCCGGCGGCCCTCGACCGCGCGCTCGACGGCGTGGCGGCCGTGATCAACGCCGCGGGCCCGTTCGCCGCGACGGCCCTCCCGGTGGCCTCGACGGCGATCCGCGCCGGCATTCCGTACGTGGACGTCGCCGCGGAGATCGAAGCCAACCTCGACACCTTCGCGCTGACGGCGGACACCGCGGTGGTGCCCGCCATGGCGTTCTTCGGCGGCCTCGGCGACCTGCTGGCCACGGCGGCGATGGGCGACTGGACGTCGGCCGACGAGGTGCACGTGGCCTACGGGCTGAGCGGCTGGCACCCGACGCCCGGGACCCTTGCGGCCGGCCAGGTCTCCCGCGAACGCCGCGGCGGCAAGCGCGTCCGGTTCGCGGGCGGCCGGCTGGAACACCGCGACGACGCCCTGCCGTCGCTGGAGTGGGCCTTCCCCGAGCCGCTCGGCACCCGGCCGGTGCTCGGCGAGTTCTCGATGGCCGACATCGTGACGATCCCGCGGCACCTGGAGGTTCCTTCGGTGACGTCGTACATGACGGTCGACGCGGCCCAGGGCCTGGCCACGGCGGCGGAGCGCGACGCGGCGGAGACGTTCGTGGTGGACGTGCGGGTGCGGCGTGGCGGCGAGGAGCGCCGGGCGGTGGCCCGCGGCGAGGACATCTACGCGGTCAGCGCGCCGCTGGCGGTGGAGGCCGTCGAGCGGATTCTGACGGGACGGGCGCGCATGAAGGGCGTGGCGTCGGCGGGGGAGATCTTCGACGCGGTGGACTTCCTGCGGGCGCTGGCACCACGCATCGCGGTCGACTTCAGCTGAGCGAGCGGTAGCCGCCGGGGGTGGTCGCGTACTCGCGCCGGAAGGCTTTGGCGAAGGCGAACGCCGACCCGTAGCCGACGGCCGAAGCCACCTGCGCCAGCGGGCGGTCGGACTCGCGGAGCAGGCGCGCGGCCGTCGTCATGCGCCAGCGGGTGAGGTAGGTCAGTGGTGGTTCGCCGACCAGCATCGTGAACCGGCGCGCGAACGCGGCGCGGGACAGCCCGGCCTCGGCGCCGAGCCGCTCGACGGTCCACGCCCGCGCCGGGTCGCCGTGGATGGCGGCCAGCGCCCGCGCGGTCACCGGGTCGGCGAGCGCGCCCGACCAGCCGGGCGCGCCGTCCGTCTCGCTCAGCCAGGCGCGGAGCATGTAGACGAGCAGGGCGTCGACCAGCGAGGGCGCGACGACGGCGGCGCCGGGCGGGTGCGCGGCGAGTTCGTCGCGCAGGAGCCCGACCATCGCGCGCAGCCCGGGGTGGCGGCCCGGCACGGCGGGGAGGTGCACCACCTCGGGCAGGTCCCGCAGGAGCGGGTGCGGCCGGTGGCGCCGCAGCCGGTACGCGCCGCAGACGATCGTCGCGCGGGCGCCGGGACCCGGGAGCGAGACGCGACCGAAGGGCGTGGCCGGGGACGGGCGAGCGGGCCGGAAGTCGACGAGCGCCACGCCGGGCGTGGACGTCATCGCGTGCGGGACGCCGCGGCCGAGCAGGACGACGTCACCCGCGCCGAGCTCGACCGGCTCGAAGCCGGGGCCGCCGGGCAGCGGGGTCAACCAGGCCGTGCCGTCGAGGACGACGTGGAACGCGGCTCCGGTGGTGTGGTCGAAGCGCAGGCCCCACGGCGCGTGCGCCTCGGTGTGCGCCGCGACCGGCGTGCCGGCGCGCAGGGCGGTCAGTACGTCCGCGAGCACGTCCATTGGCCCACGATAGCGAGACGCTCGGACAACGGAACGCGCTTCTCAGCCATTCTGCGTCTCGTTCTCCGTCCTTAGCGTGGTGGCATGACAGTTTGGGTTGAAGGAGCGACGGGCAAGGCGGGCCGGCGCGTGGTGGCCGCGTTGACGGCGGCGGGGGTCCCGGTCCGGGCGGCGAGCCGCCACCCCGGCGAAGCACGCGGTTCGGTGACGCCGGTGCGGTTCGACTGGTACGACGAGACGACATGGGCCCCGGCGCTCGGCGACGCCGACGCGGTGTTCCTCAAGGGGCTGGACAGCGACGACAACGCCGCCGAGCTGGTCTCGCGGCTCCTAGACACGTCCCCGGCCCGGCGGGTGGTGCTGATGTCGGCAGCGGGGGTCGACCGGACCCCGGACCACGCCCCGCGGCGGGCGGTCGAGCTGGCGGTCCAGCACTCGGGCAAGCGCTGGACGGTGCTGCGGCCGAACTGGTTCCTGCAGAACTTCGACGAGGACGAGTGGGTGTTCGCGAAGGCGCTTCGCGAGACCGGCGAGCTGTACGCGGGCAGTGGCGACAGCGTGGTCGGGTTCGCCGACACGCGCGATCTCGCCGACGCCGCGGTCGCGGTGCTGGCGCAGGAGGGGCACGACGGCCGGGGCTACCCGATCACCGGAGCGGCGGCGCTGACGTTCGGGGAGGTGGCACGGGTGCTGACCGAGGCGGCGGGGCGGCCGATCCGGCACCGGGACGTGACACCGGAGGAGCATCGGGCGCACTTCGCGAAGTCCGGGCGGCCGGAGGCGTGGGGCGACCACATGCTGCACCTGTTCGCGCTGGTGCGGGCGGGGGTGTTCGCTTCGGTGACCGACGACTTCCGGCAGCTGACGGGGAAGGCGCCCCGCACGCTGGCCGCGTACGCCGAGGAGAAGTGGCGCCCGACGTCGCGGACGTGATCACGGACGAGCGAGTCCGGCGAAGGCGCGAAGCGCCGAGCAGGACTCGCTCACGAGCGAGTGGGCCCGGAGAGACTCGAACTCTCACTGGCATGGACCTAAACCATGTGCCTCTGCCAATTGGGCTACGGGCCCCCAGCATCGGGAAGCGTAGCGTGCGGCGTGGCCCGTGCGGAGGCGGTGGGGCGGTCGACTAAGTTGGGGGCCGGCAGACCCACCCGGCGAGGAGGACACGTGGCTCGCGACCCCGAGACGATCGAGCGTGAGATCGAGCAGGCCAGGACCGCTCTGGCGGCGACGCTCGACCAGCTCACCGTCAAGGCCGACCCCAAGAAGCTCGCCGACGCGGCCAAGGACGGCGTGCGCGCCAAGCTGGACAACCCCAAGGTGAAGTACCCGCTGATCGGTGGCGGGATCCTCGTACTCGTCCTGCTGGTGCGCAAGCTCCTCAAGTAGCGCTTCAGGCCTGCTTGGCCGGCGCCTTGCTCTCCGCGGCGGGCGCCGGCTCGGCGGCGGGGGCCTTGCGGTCCTCGACGGCCTTCGGGAGCTGCTTGCTCGGCGGCAGCTGCGGCTTCTTGTCCGCAGCCTCCGTGGTCTGCTGCTTCGGCACGCTGCCGGGCGGCGGGACCTCGAGCGGCGGGAGCTTCGGGAGCGTCAGCCGCGCGGTCATGTAGGCGCTCGTGAAGTCCAGCGCACTGCCGTTGAGCAGGTGCACCACCGTCGCCTTGCCGTCGCTGAGCTCTTCGACCAGCTGGTCCGCCCGGTCGCGCGCGGCGATGATGCCCGGTGCCCTGGCGGTCAGCTCCTTGCCGTGGCCGCTGACCGTGATCGCCCAGTCGGCGTCCTCTTGGACGTACGTCGCCGTGATCGCTTCCACCATCTGCCTCACGCCCCTCTCCTCCACCACCATGCTTTACACAACCGTGACGCGGCTACCGCAATTCCATGACGCGGTACTCGCGCCCCCTCTCGGCTGCGAAAAGTCCAGCACACTTTCTACCGTGTCTTCGATACCGTAGAGCAACTCTGTGTCACAGGACACGACAGCAGTGAGTAACGACCGAATGGCCTAATGCACTTGCAGGCTACCGTGCACGGTGCCGCAGGCCGCTCCACAGCACGTCCATCGCGTATTCGGTGGCCGTCGCGGGGTCCACTTCGTCGTGCTTCTCGCACCAGATCGCGAGGCGTTCGCAGGCGCCGACCACGAATTCCGCGGCCGCTTCGGCCCGCAGGTCGTCGCCGCTGTCGAAGTAGCCGCTCATCAGGGCGGCGATCAGGTCGGTCTGCTGGCGGCGGGTCTCCTCGACCTCGTCGGCGGCCGGCGTGCCGATCAGGGCCATCTCGTGGCGCAGCAGCGACCACGCCTGGCGCCGCTCCCGGATGAAGACGAAGAACGCGAGCAGGCCGCGGCGCAGCGCGTCCTCGGCCGTCGTCGCGCCGACCGTCGCCTGCTCGGTGACCTCGCGCAGCACCGCCCGGGACTCCCGGATGCACGCCAGCAGCAGGCCTTCCTTCGAGTTGAAGTACTCGTAGAGCATCGGCTTCGAGACGCCGACCAGTTCCGCGATCTCGTCCATCGACGCCGCCGCGTAGCCGCGCGCCGCGAAGACCTCTTCGGCGACCTCGATCATCTGTCGTTCGCGCTCGGCCCGGGGCATGCGCTTGCGCTTCGCGGTCGTCATGAGCAACACTCTACCGGCAGTAACCTACTCTGAGTAAGATGGACGACGGGTAACAGGAAAACCGGGAGGGCACGCCATGGGCAACCGCACGGAGACCGGGGTCGTCATCGTCGGGACCGGCTTCTCCGGTCTCGGCATGGCGATCCAGCTGCGCAAGGAGGGGCGTGACGACTTCGTCATCCTCGAAAAGGCGCAGGACGTCGGCGGCACCTGGCGCGACAACAGCTACCCCGGGTGCGCCTGCGACATCCCGTCGCACATGTACTCGTTCTCCTTCGAGCAGAACCCGGACTGGTCGCGGGCCTACTCGCCGCAGCCGGAGATCTGGCGCTACATGCGCGAGGTCGCCGACAAGCACGACCTGCGCCGGTTCATCCGGTTCGGCCAGGAGATGACCGGCGCCCGCTGGGACGCCGAAGGGAACCGCTGGCACGTCGCCACGAGGGGCGGCGACGAGTTCGTGGGGAACGCGCTGGTCGCCGGGGTCGGCGCGCTGCACCTGCCGATGATCCCGGAGCTGCCGGGCATCGAGAAGTTCGAGGGCCCGGCCTACCACTCCGCGCAGTGGCGCCACGACGTCGAGCTCGCGGGCAAGAAGGTCGCCGTGATCGGCACCGGCGCCAGCGCGGTCCAGTTCGTGCCGAAGATCGCGCCCGAGGTCGAGGAGCTGACGCTGTTCCAGCGGACGCCGCCGTGGATCATGCCCAAGGCCGACCACGAGATGTCCGGGCGCACCCGCGCGCTGTTCAAGGTGTTCCCGCCGGCCCAGCGCGCCTACCGGAACCTGCTGTACTGGCTGCTCGAAGCGCGGGCGATCGGCTTCAACGGCCAGTCGTGGATGATGAAGCTGGGGCAGCGGCTGGCCAAGCGCAACATCGACCGTGCGATCAGCGACCCGGCCTTACGGCGTAAGGTCACGCCGGACTACACCATGGGCTGCAAGCGCGTGCTCATCTCCAACGACTACTACCCGGCGCTGGCCCGGGACAACGTCGACGTCGTGACCGACGGCGTGCGGGAGGTCCGCGAACACAGCGTCGTCGACGCGGCCGGGGTCGAGCACGAAGCCGACGTCATCATCTATGGCACCGGCTTCCACGTCACCGACGCCTTCGACGACCTGGAGATCGTCGGCCGAGACGGGCGGAACCTGGGCAAGGAGTGGGCGACCGAGGGGATGCGGACGCACCTCGGGATCACCGTCGCCGGCTTCCCGAACCTGTTCTTCCTGCTCGGCCCGAACACCGGCCTCGGGCACAACTCGGTCGTGTTCATGATCGAAGCCCAGATCTCCTACGTCGCCGAGGCGCTGCGGCTGGCCCGTGGGAAGGCCATCGAGCCCAAGCCCGAGGTGCAGGAGCGGTTCAACACCGCGATCCAGCGCAAGCTGGCGAAGGGCATCTGGACGCGCGGCGGCTGCAAGAGCTGGTACCTGGACGCCAAGGGCGTCAACCGGACCATCTGGCCCGGCTTCACCTGGCGCTACTGGCTCGACACGCGGAAGGTGCGGCGCGAGGACTTCCTGGTCGGCTGACCCCGAAGGTCCGTGAAGGCCTCCTTACCGGCGTTTATGACCGGTAAGGAGGCCTTCACGGCTTTCGGGGAACGGGACTAGCGGGAGACGTAGCGGCGGAGGCGGGCGATCAGCTCGACGGTCGGCAGCTCGCAGAGCTCGGCCATGCGCTCCAGCGCGGGGAGGTCGAGCGCGACCTCGGCGCCGCCGTGGTCGCCGGCCTGCCGCAGCCGGTCCTCCGCCCAGCGGCGCAGCGGGAGCAGCTCGGCGGACTCGTCGGCGACGACCTTGCGCAGGTCGACGCGGACCCGGCCGGGCTCGTCGACGAACACCCGGCGGTGCACCTTGGCCAGCAGGTCCTGGGGCAGCTCGTCCATCGCGACGCACAGCTCGACCAGGCGCACGACGGAGCACTGTCTCGTGCCCAGTTCGTAGGTGGCCAACGTCTGCAGCGAAATCTCGCTCTGCAGGTGCTGGTTGAGCTCCTTGCGCGTCCAGCCGCGGCTGCGCCGGAGCTTGCGGAGCTCGTCCCCGAGGATCCGCTGGTACTCCTCGCCGTCGATCAGCACATCAATTTCCCCTGCCGTGCGCTCCCACGGCACCCGTACGGTTGTGACAACTTTCCCGTGCAGGTGCACCCTCACGTGTATGTAAGTGCGCGGGAGCTCGGCCCTTACGCGAATTCGGGCATGTCTTTGATACCGATTGCGCGAGTTAGGCCGAACGGGTTAACGGGGTCCCGGCGAGCGGGTCAGTTGACGCAGGGAACGCCCTCGGCCGTGATCGGCTTCTCTTCGTCGGCCGGCGGCGCCGCTGCCTGCGACGATGGCGCGCTCGACGCGCCCGCACCGGCGCCCGAATTCGCCTCGGAGGTCGTGCCTTCGAAGTCGGCGCCGAGGAAGACCATCACGTGCCCGGCCTGGACGCTCTTGTCCTCTTGGATCGTCGGCGAGCCGCCGAGCGCGTCCGCGACGGCCTGGCCCTTGTCCTTGCCGCCCTTCGGCACCCAGATGACCGTCGTCTTGCGCGAGGTCGCGTTCGCCGTGTCGCCGGAGGTGAAGCCCTTGCCTTCGAGGGTCTTGGCGACGCTCGCGGCCAGGCCGGTCTTGCCGGAGGCGTTGCGGACGTCGACCGTGGTCGCCTTGTTCGCGGGGTCGGCCTGCTGCGCCGGCGGCGCGGTCTGGCCCGGCGGCGGCCCGGCGAGACCCTGCACGAACTGCTTGACCTCGGTGGGGTCGACCTGGATGGCGACGCCGTCCTCGGGGGTCCGGTACTCGACGTTCTTCACCGGGATGGTGCGGAACTCGAGCTGGCCGCCGGTCAGGCCCTTCATCTGCTGGGCGAACCCGAAGATGTCCCAGTTCTGGTTGAGCACGACCGACTTCTTGATGGCGTCGATCAGGTCGGAAAGCTTGGACGGGTTGGTCAGCGTGCCCGCCGAGAGCACCTTGCGGGCCATGCCTGCCATGAACACCTGCTGGCGGACGACCCGGTCGAGGTCGCCGTTGGGCAGGCCGTGGCGCTGGCGGACGAACTCGAGCGCCTCGACGCCGGAGATCGTGTGCTGGCCCTTGGTGAAGTTCGCGCCGGAGTACTGGTCCTTGACGTTGTTGTTCAGGCAGACGTCGACGCCGCCGATGGCCTTGGTGATGTCGCTGAAGCCGAGCAGGTTGACCGCGGCGTAGTTGTCGATGGTCGACCCGGTGAGCTTCTCGACGGTCTGGATCAGCTCCTTCGCCCCGGCCTGGTTCGACTTGACGTCGAGTTCCTTCGGGTCGGTGATGCCCTGCTTCTGCAGGTCCTTGCGGGCCGAGAGCATCGCGCGGG is a genomic window of Amycolatopsis lexingtonensis containing:
- a CDS encoding LCP family protein → MDHPPRNGQGDRRPARPWQDEPGRRTPPPSRRPAPRREPVDARRAAPPPRRPQPRPVARGRRNSFRGAKIALAVVSLLVMGLTGYAWAAMQGLVNGLNYANVISDDGGGDKPADGARDILLVGLDSRTDAQGNPLSREVLDELRAGESDGELNTDSLIFVHIPNDGSKAVAISLPRDTYVDIPGGYGKHKINSAYARAMLSARKDLQKQGITDPKELDVKSNQAGAKELIQTVEKLTGSTIDNYAAVNLLGFSDITKAIGGVDVCLNNNVKDQYSGANFTKGQHTISGVEALEFVRQRHGLPNGDLDRVVRQQVFMAGMARKVLSAGTLTNPSKLSDLIDAIKKSVVLNQNWDIFGFAQQMKGLTGGQLEFRTIPVKNVEYRTPEDGVAIQVDPTEVKQFVQGLAGPPPGQTAPPAQQADPANKATTVDVRNASGKTGLAASVAKTLEGKGFTSGDTANATSRKTTVIWVPKGGKDKGQAVADALGGSPTIQEDKSVQAGHVMVFLGADFEGTTSEANSGAGAGASSAPSSQAAAPPADEEKPITAEGVPCVN
- a CDS encoding DUF3618 domain-containing protein, whose protein sequence is MARDPETIEREIEQARTALAATLDQLTVKADPKKLADAAKDGVRAKLDNPKVKYPLIGGGILVLVLLVRKLLK
- a CDS encoding NAD(P)H-binding protein, which encodes MTVWVEGATGKAGRRVVAALTAAGVPVRAASRHPGEARGSVTPVRFDWYDETTWAPALGDADAVFLKGLDSDDNAAELVSRLLDTSPARRVVLMSAAGVDRTPDHAPRRAVELAVQHSGKRWTVLRPNWFLQNFDEDEWVFAKALRETGELYAGSGDSVVGFADTRDLADAAVAVLAQEGHDGRGYPITGAAALTFGEVARVLTEAAGRPIRHRDVTPEEHRAHFAKSGRPEAWGDHMLHLFALVRAGVFASVTDDFRQLTGKAPRTLAAYAEEKWRPTSRT
- a CDS encoding helix-turn-helix domain-containing protein — translated: MLIDGEEYQRILGDELRKLRRSRGWTRKELNQHLQSEISLQTLATYELGTRQCSVVRLVELCVAMDELPQDLLAKVHRRVFVDEPGRVRVDLRKVVADESAELLPLRRWAEDRLRQAGDHGGAEVALDLPALERMAELCELPTVELIARLRRYVSR
- a CDS encoding flavin-containing monooxygenase, with the translated sequence MGNRTETGVVIVGTGFSGLGMAIQLRKEGRDDFVILEKAQDVGGTWRDNSYPGCACDIPSHMYSFSFEQNPDWSRAYSPQPEIWRYMREVADKHDLRRFIRFGQEMTGARWDAEGNRWHVATRGGDEFVGNALVAGVGALHLPMIPELPGIEKFEGPAYHSAQWRHDVELAGKKVAVIGTGASAVQFVPKIAPEVEELTLFQRTPPWIMPKADHEMSGRTRALFKVFPPAQRAYRNLLYWLLEARAIGFNGQSWMMKLGQRLAKRNIDRAISDPALRRKVTPDYTMGCKRVLISNDYYPALARDNVDVVTDGVREVREHSVVDAAGVEHEADVIIYGTGFHVTDAFDDLEIVGRDGRNLGKEWATEGMRTHLGITVAGFPNLFFLLGPNTGLGHNSVVFMIEAQISYVAEALRLARGKAIEPKPEVQERFNTAIQRKLAKGIWTRGGCKSWYLDAKGVNRTIWPGFTWRYWLDTRKVRREDFLVG
- a CDS encoding TetR/AcrR family transcriptional regulator, translating into MTTAKRKRMPRAERERQMIEVAEEVFAARGYAAASMDEIAELVGVSKPMLYEYFNSKEGLLLACIRESRAVLREVTEQATVGATTAEDALRRGLLAFFVFIRERRQAWSLLRHEMALIGTPAADEVEETRRQQTDLIAALMSGYFDSGDDLRAEAAAEFVVGACERLAIWCEKHDEVDPATATEYAMDVLWSGLRHRAR
- a CDS encoding saccharopine dehydrogenase NADP-binding domain-containing protein translates to MTSVLVYGAYGLTGRFVVAELRERGFTPVLSGRDAAKLPGGRPASVDDPAALDRALDGVAAVINAAGPFAATALPVASTAIRAGIPYVDVAAEIEANLDTFALTADTAVVPAMAFFGGLGDLLATAAMGDWTSADEVHVAYGLSGWHPTPGTLAAGQVSRERRGGKRVRFAGGRLEHRDDALPSLEWAFPEPLGTRPVLGEFSMADIVTIPRHLEVPSVTSYMTVDAAQGLATAAERDAAETFVVDVRVRRGGEERRAVARGEDIYAVSAPLAVEAVERILTGRARMKGVASAGEIFDAVDFLRALAPRIAVDFS
- a CDS encoding AraC family transcriptional regulator; the protein is MDVLADVLTALRAGTPVAAHTEAHAPWGLRFDHTTGAAFHVVLDGTAWLTPLPGGPGFEPVELGAGDVVLLGRGVPHAMTSTPGVALVDFRPARPSPATPFGRVSLPGPGARATIVCGAYRLRRHRPHPLLRDLPEVVHLPAVPGRHPGLRAMVGLLRDELAAHPPGAAVVAPSLVDALLVYMLRAWLSETDGAPGWSGALADPVTARALAAIHGDPARAWTVERLGAEAGLSRAAFARRFTMLVGEPPLTYLTRWRMTTAARLLRESDRPLAQVASAVGYGSAFAFAKAFRREYATTPGGYRSLS